One genomic region from Blastopirellula marina encodes:
- a CDS encoding HpcH/HpaI aldolase family protein: MNHDFRKRLRERQTLLGTIVSSTDPAIVEVLSECGFDWLFVDAEHGPFETTDLLPVLRAVDHRIPCVVRVPASEEIPIKKALDIGASGIIAPQTNTVEQVEAVVRYCRYSPQGCRGVGISRASTYGMGLTEYVGSANDSVAVIVQAEHIEGVENIEEIVKVEGVDAIFIGPYDLSASMGKMGEVTAPDVVDAINHVTNVCNAANMPLGIFGVSADAVKPYIDRGYSLIVSGVDVLMMAYAAKDMLSMLRVGK; the protein is encoded by the coding sequence ATGAATCATGACTTTCGCAAAAGACTTCGCGAGCGGCAGACTTTACTCGGAACGATCGTAAGTTCAACTGACCCTGCGATTGTAGAAGTCCTTTCCGAGTGCGGATTCGATTGGTTATTCGTCGACGCCGAGCACGGCCCTTTCGAAACGACCGATCTGCTTCCCGTACTCCGTGCTGTAGATCATCGAATTCCGTGCGTTGTTCGTGTACCAGCCTCCGAGGAGATCCCGATCAAGAAGGCACTCGATATTGGTGCATCGGGCATCATCGCGCCGCAAACCAATACAGTCGAGCAGGTTGAAGCGGTGGTACGCTACTGCCGCTACTCTCCCCAAGGGTGCCGCGGAGTCGGCATATCGCGTGCATCGACATATGGAATGGGGCTCACAGAATACGTTGGCTCAGCGAATGACTCAGTAGCTGTAATTGTGCAGGCTGAGCATATCGAAGGCGTCGAGAACATTGAAGAGATCGTGAAAGTTGAAGGGGTCGATGCGATCTTTATTGGCCCGTATGACCTATCCGCCAGCATGGGAAAGATGGGAGAAGTCACCGCCCCTGACGTTGTTGACGCGATCAATCACGTTACCAACGTCTGCAATGCGGCAAACATGCCGCTAGGAATCTTCGGCGTTTCCGCCGATGCGGTTAAGCCATACATAGATCGAGGCTACTCGTTGATCGTGTCTGGAGTGGACGTTCTGATGATGGCTTACGCCGCCAAGGACATGTTGTCGATGTTACGAGTTGGAAAATGA
- a CDS encoding dihydrodipicolinate synthase family protein, producing the protein MSSTPFIPQGVIPACLMPFDALLEVDERSYRRHLRELSCVEGITAITVNGHAAEVHALSFEEQRRSIEIARDEIAGKVPLVAGIHTGDTREAAQLATMAANAGADALLVFPSDVLAMGGRLRPECARAHIEGIAASTELPLILFQYPMSGGLGYSLDTLLELYMTFPSIKAIKDWCNDPHLHEQHIRELHALDRPVRVLSTHSMWLLASLVMGCDGLLSGAGSVIANLQVALFQAVQNNDLQTARQINDRIYPTVKAFYCDPLLDMHNRMKEALVLLDRLDAAHVRPPLVKLTQPDIERIALLLKEARILPSANAPSDN; encoded by the coding sequence ATGAGTAGCACCCCGTTCATTCCACAAGGCGTGATTCCAGCCTGCCTGATGCCCTTTGACGCCCTACTTGAGGTCGACGAACGATCTTATCGTCGTCATTTGCGTGAACTTTCCTGTGTCGAAGGAATCACAGCGATCACTGTCAATGGTCACGCGGCCGAAGTTCATGCGCTCAGTTTTGAAGAACAGCGTCGAAGCATTGAGATTGCTCGGGACGAAATCGCCGGAAAAGTCCCGTTGGTCGCAGGTATTCACACTGGCGACACGCGCGAAGCGGCCCAATTGGCGACAATGGCTGCGAATGCTGGTGCTGACGCACTGCTGGTGTTTCCGTCGGATGTGCTAGCCATGGGAGGACGTTTGCGGCCTGAGTGTGCCCGCGCCCATATTGAAGGCATCGCTGCATCAACAGAATTACCATTAATACTGTTTCAGTACCCTATGTCCGGTGGACTCGGTTATTCCTTGGACACCTTGCTTGAGCTATACATGACATTCCCTTCGATCAAGGCTATCAAAGACTGGTGTAATGACCCCCACCTCCACGAACAACACATCCGCGAACTTCATGCTCTCGACCGCCCGGTTCGCGTTCTATCGACCCATAGCATGTGGTTGCTTGCCTCGCTGGTCATGGGCTGCGACGGCCTCCTTTCCGGTGCAGGTAGTGTAATAGCCAACCTTCAGGTCGCCCTGTTTCAGGCGGTCCAGAACAACGATCTGCAAACCGCGCGGCAAATCAACGATCGCATCTATCCTACAGTTAAAGCATTTTACTGCGATCCGCTGCTCGATATGCATAATCGTATGAAGGAGGCGCTCGTGCTGCTCGACCGACTCGACGCAGCCCACGTACGTCCACCATTGGTAAAACTCACGCAACCCGATATTGAGCGTATCGCCTTATTGCTCAAGGAAGCTCGAATTCTTCCTTCGGCGAACGCCCCAAGCGATAACTGA
- a CDS encoding sialidase family protein, producing the protein MRTITVFITLLSASITCFGEEQPATSPEENIHALEQTPSRPSAAKPIFLTANDMSIATGQPSLVNMSHGSTHIPVWSLSGGTTGQSVVGIVNGLPRGCGAVRVEIVVTTTDPSTSPEYSDVYRVHLSQLVSNAPFTDRYSLGKTVQTPLPAGPLHTRTIVLEPYYEVDSEAPLWVRIQREPGESGDTFTRPTGLAVVKVTPLNAIPQQTHIVQDVSGYNSWPMIQAIENKLVCTYSRGSGHTIGEDARGVYARTSTDGGKTWSKETVVANTPGYGEVTVGKGLDSTGAMLLWVRRIGKDWNHDLYRTTDGVTFTHLATPNLAVQPMQITDVFAVPDVGLMALWFAGKYNDDPVHAWGTMTSSDDGATWTQKTIESGLTKKEWPTEPAAAYLGNGRILAIGRTETGPTQYQMISTDNGSTWTRARTNIGDVMASTPSLVFDAETGLLSNYYYERGHGLLRCRVVDPRTVFENPLAWPASEVVATGSKVTFDSGNANATVANNKHYVSFYSGKAPDTSVMVSEIPVPTAGQ; encoded by the coding sequence ATGCGAACCATCACTGTGTTCATCACGCTGCTTTCTGCCAGCATCACCTGCTTCGGAGAAGAACAACCTGCTACATCGCCGGAAGAGAATATTCACGCGTTGGAGCAGACACCTTCCCGTCCGAGTGCAGCGAAACCAATCTTTCTTACCGCAAACGACATGTCAATCGCGACCGGGCAACCCTCGTTGGTGAACATGTCACACGGGTCTACACACATACCTGTTTGGTCCTTGTCTGGCGGCACCACAGGACAGTCGGTAGTCGGTATCGTGAATGGCCTGCCCAGAGGGTGCGGCGCAGTGCGGGTTGAGATCGTTGTTACGACGACGGACCCGTCTACCAGTCCCGAGTACTCGGATGTTTATCGCGTTCACTTGTCCCAGTTAGTGAGCAACGCCCCTTTCACAGACCGGTACTCTCTCGGCAAGACAGTGCAAACTCCCCTTCCCGCCGGACCTTTGCACACTCGGACCATCGTTCTGGAACCTTACTACGAAGTGGATTCTGAGGCCCCCTTGTGGGTTCGTATTCAGCGCGAACCAGGCGAATCAGGCGACACCTTTACCCGCCCCACCGGACTGGCCGTTGTGAAGGTGACTCCGTTGAATGCCATCCCTCAACAGACACATATCGTACAGGATGTGAGTGGCTATAATTCCTGGCCGATGATCCAGGCCATTGAAAACAAACTGGTATGCACCTACAGCCGTGGCTCTGGTCACACAATTGGTGAAGATGCGCGTGGCGTTTACGCACGTACTTCCACAGACGGTGGTAAAACTTGGTCGAAAGAAACCGTAGTTGCCAACACGCCAGGGTATGGTGAAGTGACTGTCGGGAAAGGGCTCGACTCAACTGGGGCGATGCTTCTATGGGTACGCCGAATCGGCAAGGACTGGAACCACGATCTGTATCGCACTACCGACGGCGTGACGTTTACACATCTCGCGACGCCGAACCTCGCTGTGCAGCCCATGCAGATTACCGATGTGTTCGCTGTTCCTGATGTTGGGCTGATGGCCCTATGGTTTGCTGGAAAATACAACGACGATCCCGTTCACGCGTGGGGCACAATGACCAGTAGCGACGATGGTGCCACGTGGACACAGAAGACCATCGAATCTGGGCTAACGAAAAAAGAATGGCCAACCGAGCCAGCTGCGGCCTACTTGGGAAATGGCAGGATTCTTGCCATCGGTAGAACAGAGACCGGGCCTACACAATACCAGATGATCTCCACTGACAACGGCTCAACCTGGACGCGTGCGCGAACAAACATCGGCGATGTCATGGCTTCGACACCAAGCCTTGTCTTCGATGCCGAAACCGGCCTGCTGAGCAACTACTACTACGAGCGTGGACATGGTCTTCTTAGGTGCCGAGTCGTCGACCCGAGGACGGTCTTCGAAAACCCTCTCGCCTGGCCAGCATCCGAGGTTGTAGCAACCGGCAGTAAAGTTACGTTCGATTCCGGTAACGCGAACGCCACCGTCGCAAACAACAAGCACTATGTCTCCTTCTACTCGGGCAAAGCTCCCGACACGTCTGTCATGGTGTCAGAGATTCCTGTTCCAACGGCAGGACAGTAG
- a CDS encoding DUF1501 domain-containing protein translates to MNRRTFLQQTGALTGTALAGTKLFASPAAVNIPKGKAEHVIFLWLGGGMAQIDTFDPKRRGNSKASPKLAGSEYGTVDTIVPGVAFCEHLHRTAKLADRLTAVRTINHHLVDEHAFGTNFVHTGRLISGSITYPSIGSIIGHLRGAANPEVPAYMVIGYPNVSRGPGFLGAKGGYVYLVDTESGPAGFTHPEDVPLERAQRRQQLLQPLADRIPKGSVVEQYRVAQAEAMRLAGPDFMRHFRLSDESAELRNAYGGEFGQRCLLARRLVQSGVRFIEVSHNLNFINGTGWDTHNEGQQNQHVLIQELDIALSALITDLENQKLLDKTLVAIGTEFGRPASYDGRGGRGHQGSCFSLLLAGGGLNHQGAYGVTDDLSKNIIENPVSVPDFHATIHAALGLNPADELFDGSRPVPITDQGKPIESLFV, encoded by the coding sequence ATGAACCGACGAACATTTCTTCAGCAAACCGGTGCACTGACTGGCACCGCACTCGCCGGTACTAAACTGTTCGCCTCACCAGCTGCTGTTAACATCCCGAAGGGCAAAGCCGAGCACGTAATTTTTCTTTGGCTTGGGGGTGGCATGGCACAGATCGACACTTTTGATCCCAAACGCCGCGGAAACTCGAAGGCGTCACCCAAGCTCGCTGGATCGGAATATGGCACGGTCGACACCATCGTGCCAGGCGTAGCATTCTGTGAGCATTTGCATCGTACAGCCAAGCTGGCCGATCGCCTGACCGCAGTTCGCACGATCAATCATCACTTGGTCGACGAACACGCATTCGGCACAAACTTCGTCCATACCGGACGGCTTATCAGCGGCAGTATCACCTATCCATCGATCGGTTCGATCATCGGGCATTTGCGAGGTGCCGCCAATCCAGAGGTTCCCGCTTACATGGTAATCGGTTACCCCAATGTCAGTCGCGGCCCCGGGTTCCTTGGAGCGAAGGGTGGGTATGTTTACCTGGTCGATACCGAGAGTGGTCCGGCCGGCTTTACCCACCCGGAAGATGTGCCTCTTGAACGTGCTCAACGCCGCCAACAACTTCTCCAACCATTGGCTGACCGTATCCCCAAGGGTTCGGTCGTCGAACAGTATCGAGTTGCCCAAGCGGAGGCCATGCGTCTAGCTGGGCCAGACTTCATGCGTCACTTCCGTTTGAGTGACGAATCAGCCGAATTACGAAACGCCTATGGGGGTGAGTTTGGCCAACGATGCCTACTTGCCCGGCGACTCGTACAGTCCGGCGTGCGTTTCATTGAAGTGTCACACAATCTTAACTTCATCAATGGGACCGGCTGGGATACGCACAACGAAGGGCAGCAGAACCAGCATGTACTCATTCAAGAGCTCGATATCGCGCTCTCCGCGTTGATTACCGATCTCGAAAACCAAAAGCTGCTTGATAAAACATTGGTGGCGATCGGCACCGAGTTTGGACGACCAGCCTCGTACGATGGTCGTGGTGGACGTGGGCACCAGGGCAGTTGCTTCAGTTTACTACTGGCCGGTGGGGGCTTGAATCATCAGGGAGCTTACGGAGTGACGGACGACCTGAGTAAGAACATCATTGAGAATCCTGTTTCTGTACCCGATTTTCACGCCACCATTCATGCGGCCCTCGGCCTCAATCCTGCTGACGAGTTATTCGATGGCTCTCGCCCCGTTCCCATTACCGATCAAGGCAAACCGATTGAGTCCCTATTCGTTTAA
- a CDS encoding DUF1501 domain-containing protein codes for MKYSKCNNIELPNSRRDFLCRAGGGFGALAYAALTGESLLAADNSNPAAEKIPHRYGRAKNIIWLFMEGGPSHLDLFDYKPELNRLAGQTLPESFPRPVTAMGEINSPILECKRKWSQCGESGLWISDWLPHHHAIADELCVIHSCVSDGINHAGGVCQMNTGAVFGGRPSLGAWISYGLGASSNSLPDFVVMKDSNSMVVNGVRAWGSGFMPSSHQGVLFEGGDEPLRNLNNPKDVSSMQQQRKLEFINQLNHRHYVGRESNTDLDARIRSYELAARMQADAPEAIDIENEPEHIKKMYGLDEKETEVYGRQCLLARRLVERGVRFIQLYSGAGSKWDSHSNIEGNHSRLCKGVDKPIAGLIADLKQRGLLEDTLVMWGGEFGRTPMSEKGTGRDHNPTGFTMWMAGGGAKGGQTIGATDDLGLYAVEDKLHVHDIHATVLGMMGLDHTKVVYMHKGRPERVDLNEGHVHKELVFGA; via the coding sequence ATGAAATACTCCAAGTGCAATAACATCGAACTTCCGAATTCACGCCGTGACTTTCTCTGCCGTGCAGGTGGCGGTTTCGGTGCGCTGGCCTATGCGGCACTCACTGGCGAGTCCCTCTTGGCCGCAGATAACAGCAACCCTGCTGCCGAAAAGATTCCACATCGATACGGCCGCGCCAAGAACATTATCTGGCTGTTCATGGAAGGTGGTCCCAGTCATTTGGACTTGTTCGACTACAAGCCGGAATTAAACCGTCTGGCCGGACAAACTCTGCCTGAGAGTTTCCCGCGGCCTGTCACGGCCATGGGCGAGATTAACTCGCCGATTCTCGAATGCAAACGCAAATGGTCGCAATGCGGAGAGAGCGGATTATGGATATCCGACTGGCTCCCTCATCACCATGCGATCGCGGATGAACTGTGTGTTATTCATTCTTGCGTTTCGGATGGGATCAATCACGCCGGCGGCGTCTGCCAAATGAATACGGGAGCCGTATTCGGCGGCCGTCCCTCCCTCGGCGCGTGGATCTCTTACGGGCTTGGTGCAAGCAGCAACAGTTTGCCCGATTTTGTTGTGATGAAAGATAGCAACTCGATGGTCGTCAACGGCGTCCGCGCATGGGGATCCGGGTTCATGCCATCGAGTCATCAAGGTGTCCTGTTCGAAGGGGGCGATGAACCGTTACGGAATCTCAACAACCCCAAAGACGTTTCATCGATGCAGCAGCAGCGGAAGCTGGAATTCATCAACCAACTCAACCATCGACATTACGTGGGACGGGAATCCAACACCGACCTCGATGCCCGCATTCGCAGCTATGAACTGGCGGCTCGGATGCAAGCTGATGCCCCGGAAGCGATCGATATCGAGAACGAGCCGGAGCATATCAAGAAGATGTACGGTCTCGACGAGAAAGAGACCGAGGTCTACGGCCGTCAGTGCCTGCTCGCCCGACGGTTGGTCGAACGCGGCGTAAGGTTCATTCAACTCTACTCGGGTGCCGGTAGTAAGTGGGATAGCCACAGCAACATCGAAGGGAATCATTCCCGTCTTTGCAAAGGAGTAGACAAACCGATTGCTGGCCTGATCGCAGACCTGAAGCAACGCGGACTGCTGGAAGACACGCTAGTGATGTGGGGCGGAGAATTCGGCCGTACGCCAATGAGTGAAAAGGGAACCGGACGCGACCATAACCCAACCGGCTTCACAATGTGGATGGCCGGCGGTGGAGCGAAAGGTGGCCAAACGATTGGCGCTACGGATGACCTTGGGCTCTATGCTGTCGAAGACAAACTGCATGTTCATGACATCCACGCCACGGTGTTAGGCATGATGGGGCTTGATCACACGAAGGTCGTTTACATGCATAAGGGGCGTCCTGAACGGGTTGATCTCAACGAGGGGCATGTGCATAAGGAACTGGTTTTCGGCGCGTAA
- a CDS encoding DUF1553 domain-containing protein, whose product MTSTLAVAAEPILEWRFDGDSSPGAWLGKFGTPDDGPRPPKYPGFNATNSAMSFTGHEGSIEIKDHERGGFTNVRFGLGDTFGFETWVKLRSTGRGQVAYVVGKGRHPKHGEDFPETNQNYAVRFQGTDTGAQFGFLFTSQDPKTGKFAWHRWWSDTTVPPSGWHHVALQYTYGKADSLIAWIDGKQVNGKWDLEGKTDLPPVQNPDDLIIGTGFTHSESSSFSGWLDSLAIYRTGFDPAEIAARYQYIPPPPAVTREMIPPGRVLVQISEKGVPEAQGWPDEPQVTESYLEDVFGFFAVPHKYVSTGVRADRKNPSHFRASAIVTLPKGKHRLLLRGRGTSRLLIDGKKVLDNGPRSFDSGGHTPLAVQDDYLDLGPDFRFVPPGNRDAWCEFESSGGEHFVILETMLGNIKGKLKQRPELGETVAAISLEGSDSWSLLSPGERQVAYNDTGWALYAAERQAWLNDVNTAARSACREANSDYWNKRRKAAADWLASVEPVSIPPLADGFPANNEIDHFIAARIATVARDASQNQQSDVDYFKDIQPLLENRCYDCHQGVKAAGGLRMDDHASMLLGGDTEGAALVQGQADDSPLISRITSQDKDVKMPPKGDPLSHNEVALLKRWINDGAVWPQFNVKTFEPTPLADDLVFLRRVTLDTVGVTPTEAEINAFLSDSPENRRANAIDRLLSDSRWADHWMGYWLDVLAENPNIINPTLNNTGPFRWWLYESLLDNKPADLFVTELIRMEGSERFGGPAGFGTASQNDLPMAAKGIIISSAFLGVEMKCARCHDAPAHISKQEDLLQLAALLKQETIQLPSTSSVPPGRLHQTGRKPLIEVTLNPGAEVEPAWPFQRYCDETVADVLAEHPNNSRDRLAALITAPQNERFAQVMVNRVWQRLMGRGLVENLSDWEKGGPSHPELLRWLSQQFIASGYDVKAVSRLILSSHAYQRATDPQLTETSPLYVSPAPRRLTAEQIVDSAFHATGTPFDLEEVSLDIDSVREIKNSITLGKPRRSWMLASTSNERDRPSLGLPRVTAVASVLRAYGWRGARQDPRSERDTEPNILQPAILGNGVMSIWLTRLSDRHGMTQLALEDQPVEQLVDRMFLRLLTREPSPAERELYVRYLSAGYDTRVIPISDRFEPTPGKRERVRYVSWSNHVDGPANTLAQQNEIAARRGDPATNALNNDWRLRMEDVLWAMLNAPEWIYTP is encoded by the coding sequence ATGACCAGCACTTTGGCCGTTGCTGCGGAGCCGATTTTGGAGTGGCGGTTTGACGGCGATTCATCGCCAGGGGCTTGGCTAGGCAAGTTTGGCACTCCAGATGATGGCCCCAGGCCACCCAAGTATCCGGGGTTCAACGCCACTAACAGCGCCATGTCCTTCACCGGACACGAAGGCTCCATTGAGATCAAGGATCACGAGCGAGGCGGGTTCACCAATGTACGGTTCGGTCTAGGTGACACATTCGGATTTGAAACCTGGGTAAAGCTCCGATCAACCGGACGCGGTCAGGTCGCATATGTTGTCGGTAAGGGGCGACATCCCAAGCATGGCGAAGACTTTCCCGAGACCAACCAGAACTACGCGGTTCGCTTTCAAGGTACCGACACTGGCGCACAGTTCGGCTTCCTCTTCACCAGCCAAGATCCCAAAACTGGCAAGTTCGCCTGGCATCGGTGGTGGAGCGATACAACCGTCCCTCCCTCAGGCTGGCATCATGTGGCACTGCAGTACACCTACGGCAAGGCCGACAGCCTGATAGCCTGGATAGACGGAAAGCAAGTTAACGGCAAGTGGGATCTTGAAGGCAAGACCGATCTACCGCCTGTACAAAATCCAGACGATCTAATCATCGGTACTGGATTCACGCATAGCGAAAGCTCTTCCTTCTCCGGTTGGCTCGACAGTCTTGCGATCTATCGCACCGGATTTGACCCCGCAGAAATCGCCGCACGCTACCAGTATATTCCTCCACCACCAGCCGTGACTCGCGAGATGATTCCACCTGGAAGGGTGCTCGTTCAGATCAGTGAAAAGGGAGTTCCCGAAGCACAAGGCTGGCCAGATGAGCCTCAGGTCACTGAGTCATACCTTGAAGACGTGTTCGGATTCTTTGCCGTCCCACACAAGTACGTTTCCACAGGCGTGCGGGCTGACCGCAAGAATCCATCGCACTTCCGGGCTTCAGCGATCGTGACCCTTCCCAAAGGAAAGCATCGTTTGCTGCTGCGAGGGCGTGGAACGTCACGACTTCTAATTGACGGGAAGAAGGTTCTCGACAACGGACCACGAAGCTTCGACTCTGGTGGACATACGCCGCTTGCCGTGCAGGATGATTATCTCGATCTAGGCCCAGATTTTCGCTTCGTGCCACCTGGAAATCGTGATGCGTGGTGCGAGTTTGAATCGTCTGGTGGCGAGCATTTCGTCATACTTGAAACGATGCTTGGGAACATCAAGGGAAAGCTCAAGCAACGTCCAGAACTTGGTGAAACGGTCGCTGCGATCTCTTTGGAAGGGAGTGATTCTTGGTCTCTTCTTTCCCCAGGCGAGAGACAGGTTGCTTACAACGATACCGGATGGGCTTTGTATGCCGCCGAACGTCAAGCATGGCTAAATGATGTAAACACAGCGGCCAGGTCTGCTTGCCGGGAAGCGAACAGCGACTACTGGAATAAACGCCGCAAAGCGGCGGCTGATTGGCTTGCCAGCGTAGAGCCCGTAAGCATCCCACCGTTAGCGGATGGTTTTCCGGCTAACAATGAAATCGATCACTTCATTGCCGCTCGGATTGCCACCGTGGCCCGCGATGCCAGCCAGAATCAGCAGTCCGACGTCGACTACTTCAAAGACATTCAACCACTACTTGAAAACCGCTGCTACGATTGCCATCAGGGTGTAAAAGCAGCCGGCGGACTACGCATGGATGACCACGCTTCGATGCTTCTCGGAGGAGACACGGAAGGGGCAGCCCTCGTCCAGGGTCAAGCCGACGATAGCCCATTAATTAGTCGTATCACCTCGCAAGACAAAGATGTCAAGATGCCTCCGAAGGGTGATCCACTCTCCCATAACGAAGTTGCCCTACTTAAGCGATGGATCAACGACGGTGCCGTGTGGCCTCAATTCAACGTTAAGACCTTTGAGCCAACACCTCTAGCGGATGACCTGGTATTCCTGCGTCGGGTAACGCTTGACACGGTTGGGGTGACACCAACTGAAGCTGAGATCAACGCATTCCTCAGTGACTCTCCGGAAAATCGTCGCGCTAACGCAATCGATCGATTATTGTCTGATTCACGGTGGGCCGATCATTGGATGGGCTACTGGCTCGACGTATTGGCCGAGAATCCGAATATCATCAACCCCACGCTTAATAACACTGGCCCCTTCCGCTGGTGGTTGTATGAGTCCCTTCTAGATAACAAGCCCGCGGATCTTTTTGTCACCGAGTTGATCCGAATGGAGGGAAGCGAACGGTTTGGTGGACCAGCAGGCTTCGGTACCGCTTCGCAAAACGACCTTCCGATGGCGGCCAAAGGGATTATTATCAGCTCCGCGTTTCTTGGTGTGGAGATGAAATGTGCCCGATGCCACGACGCGCCGGCGCATATCTCGAAACAGGAAGACTTACTGCAACTAGCAGCATTGCTGAAGCAGGAGACGATCCAACTCCCATCAACCAGCAGCGTCCCTCCAGGGCGACTGCATCAGACGGGCCGCAAGCCACTGATTGAAGTGACACTTAATCCGGGTGCAGAGGTCGAGCCTGCCTGGCCGTTCCAACGATACTGTGACGAGACAGTAGCCGACGTTCTCGCCGAGCATCCTAACAACTCACGAGATCGCCTTGCAGCCTTGATCACAGCACCACAGAACGAACGTTTCGCCCAGGTAATGGTCAATCGGGTGTGGCAGCGCCTAATGGGTCGCGGACTCGTCGAGAACCTCTCCGATTGGGAAAAAGGAGGACCATCGCATCCTGAACTGCTGCGATGGCTTTCGCAGCAGTTCATCGCATCTGGATATGACGTTAAGGCCGTCAGCCGCCTCATCCTCAGCTCTCATGCTTATCAACGGGCCACCGATCCCCAGTTGACCGAAACGAGCCCACTGTATGTCTCCCCTGCCCCACGTCGTTTGACAGCCGAGCAGATCGTCGACTCCGCATTCCACGCGACAGGGACTCCGTTCGACTTAGAGGAAGTGAGTCTCGACATTGACAGCGTTCGGGAGATTAAGAATTCCATCACGCTCGGTAAACCACGGCGTTCCTGGATGCTGGCATCCACTTCCAATGAACGGGATCGTCCAAGTCTCGGGCTACCCCGTGTCACCGCCGTCGCAAGTGTCCTAAGGGCCTATGGCTGGCGTGGAGCGCGTCAAGATCCGCGTAGCGAGCGGGATACGGAACCCAATATTCTGCAACCAGCTATTCTCGGCAATGGTGTCATGAGTATCTGGTTGACGCGATTGAGTGACCGCCACGGGATGACTCAACTTGCCCTGGAAGACCAGCCTGTCGAGCAACTCGTCGACCGCATGTTCCTTCGTCTTTTGACGCGCGAACCCTCGCCGGCTGAAAGAGAACTCTATGTACGCTATTTGTCCGCAGGCTATGACACGCGGGTGATCCCCATAAGCGACCGCTTTGAACCTACCCCTGGCAAACGAGAACGAGTTCGCTACGTAAGTTGGTCTAACCATGTCGACGGGCCAGCCAATACACTTGCGCAGCAAAATGAAATCGCAGCCCGTCGGGGTGATCCTGCGACCAATGCCTTGAACAACGACTGGCGACTTCGCATGGAAGATGTCCTTTGGGCCATGCTGAATGCGCCTGAATGGATTTACACTCCGTAA
- a CDS encoding fumarylacetoacetate hydrolase family protein has translation MKIANIGGRAHIVTATGGVDIEQASDGRFTSDNQRLIAQLDELQLWYAENDPIEDPSLSTDHLVRTLERLQSPVPYPSQVFAIGLNYKAHGAEVAMATPQEPMIFTKFQSSISGPGATVTLPSNTVDWEVEMVVVIGQGGRNISQDDALRHVAGYCVGQDISERTLQLACKPPQFSIAKSYAAFAPMGPWLTTADSLDVSSLRLTCKVGDETLQDGNTKDMIFDVPTLISYISSICELRIGDILFTGTPDGVGMGRKPPMYIEDGWVLESSIEGLGTIINPCRRI, from the coding sequence ATGAAGATTGCAAATATAGGCGGTCGCGCGCACATCGTAACGGCAACTGGTGGTGTAGACATCGAGCAAGCATCGGACGGCCGTTTCACTTCGGACAATCAACGCCTGATTGCTCAACTTGACGAGCTCCAGCTTTGGTACGCCGAAAACGATCCGATCGAAGACCCATCTCTGAGTACAGATCACCTTGTAAGGACGCTCGAACGATTACAATCGCCCGTTCCATATCCCAGTCAGGTCTTTGCAATTGGGCTTAACTACAAAGCCCACGGCGCAGAGGTCGCCATGGCTACGCCACAGGAACCAATGATCTTCACCAAGTTCCAGTCGTCGATCTCAGGCCCCGGGGCAACCGTCACATTGCCCAGCAATACCGTCGACTGGGAAGTAGAAATGGTCGTAGTCATCGGCCAAGGTGGTCGCAACATCAGTCAGGACGATGCACTGAGACACGTGGCTGGTTATTGTGTCGGACAGGATATCTCAGAGCGTACGCTGCAGCTTGCCTGCAAACCTCCGCAGTTCAGTATCGCCAAAAGCTATGCGGCCTTCGCACCGATGGGCCCCTGGCTCACGACTGCAGACTCGCTTGATGTCTCATCACTTCGGCTAACATGCAAGGTCGGCGACGAAACACTGCAAGATGGAAATACGAAGGACATGATCTTCGATGTCCCCACGCTGATTTCCTACATCTCAAGTATCTGTGAACTTAGAATCGGCGACATCCTATTCACCGGTACGCCCGATGGCGTCGGCATGGGACGCAAGCCACCGATGTATATTGAGGATGGCTGGGTGCTGGAATCGTCGATCGAGGGTTTAGGAACAATTATCAACCCTTGCCGCCGAATCTAG